DNA from Agarivorans sp. Alg241-V36:
GTCACCTTTGTTCAGGTGCGACTCAGCCAGCCTCAGACGTATATGAAGATGAAGGTGTATTGATGATTACACCTGCTTCAACTAACCCAGACATCACCACTCGTGATTACCAACTTATTTTCCGCACCATTGGTTTAGATAGCGACCAAGGTCCTACTGCTGCGCGTTACATTGTTGATGCTGTTAAACCAGAGCGCGTAGCCGTTATTCACGATAAGCAACAATACGGTGAAGGTATTGCTACATCTGTGAAAAATGAGCTAGAAGCTGCTGGTACCAAAGTAGTGGCGTTTGAAGGTGTAACCGCCGGCGATAAAGATTTCTCAGCACTGATTGCTAAGTTGAAGAAAGAGAATGTAGATTTTGTTTACTACGGTGGTTACCACCCAGAGCTAGGTCTTATTCTTCGTCAGTCTTCAGAAAAAGGCTTAAAAGCAACCTTTATGGGCCCTGAAGGTGTGGGTAACAAAGACATTTCTGCGATTGCTGGTGCAGCTTCAGAAGGCTTATTAGTAACCCTTCCTAAGAAATACGACCTAGATCCAGCTAACAAACCTGTTGTAGATGCCTTAGTTAAAAATGGCGACGATCCTACCGGTCCGTTCGTATGGACGGCCTTTGCTGCAATGCAAAGTATTGTTGCTGGCGTAAATGCTGCCGGTGATGATCCAGAAGCGGTAGCTGAGTTCCTACGTAGCAACACCGTTGAAACGGTTATGGGCCCACTTCAGTGGGACGCTAAAGGCGACCTTAAAGGCTTCGACTTTGGTGTATTCACTTGGCACGCTGACGGTTCTTCATCAGCCGCTAAGTAAGCGCGAA
Protein-coding regions in this window:
- a CDS encoding branched-chain amino acid ABC transporter substrate-binding protein, whose amino-acid sequence is MTKWTKSASGVAVSLALFGAATFAQAADTIKVAIAGPVTGPVAQYGDMQFAGGGIAVELLNQAGALTGKQIEAVVYDDACEPKQAVAVANKIINDGVKYVIGHLCSGATQPASDVYEDEGVLMITPASTNPDITTRDYQLIFRTIGLDSDQGPTAARYIVDAVKPERVAVIHDKQQYGEGIATSVKNELEAAGTKVVAFEGVTAGDKDFSALIAKLKKENVDFVYYGGYHPELGLILRQSSEKGLKATFMGPEGVGNKDISAIAGAASEGLLVTLPKKYDLDPANKPVVDALVKNGDDPTGPFVWTAFAAMQSIVAGVNAAGDDPEAVAEFLRSNTVETVMGPLQWDAKGDLKGFDFGVFTWHADGSSSAAK